A single window of Streptomyces sp. NBC_00464 DNA harbors:
- a CDS encoding GNAT family N-acetyltransferase, with amino-acid sequence MTEIVPVTGPELVTYADELAALLVETVDGGASVGFLAPLDRDAAACWWRERAASVDAGHHQVWIARDGERIAGTIALTPAPLPNARHRAEVAKLMVRPSAQGRGLGRALLDAVERSAAGDGLTLLILDTESGSPAERLYRSAGWTECGSVPDYAGDPAGVLKPTTFYYKAVGRDGAAPAQAASPSTSL; translated from the coding sequence ATGACCGAGATCGTCCCGGTGACCGGACCCGAACTGGTCACGTACGCCGATGAGCTGGCCGCCCTCCTGGTGGAGACGGTCGACGGCGGAGCCTCCGTGGGGTTCCTGGCGCCGCTCGACCGGGATGCCGCCGCGTGCTGGTGGCGGGAGCGTGCCGCCTCCGTGGACGCGGGACACCACCAGGTGTGGATCGCCCGGGACGGCGAACGGATCGCGGGGACCATCGCTCTGACCCCCGCTCCGCTGCCCAACGCCCGTCACCGCGCCGAGGTCGCCAAGCTGATGGTCCGCCCGTCGGCGCAGGGCCGGGGGCTCGGCCGGGCCCTGCTCGACGCGGTGGAGCGCTCGGCGGCCGGGGACGGGCTCACGCTGCTGATCCTGGACACCGAGAGCGGCAGTCCGGCCGAGCGGCTGTACCGCTCGGCCGGCTGGACGGAGTGCGGGTCCGTTCCGGACTACGCCGGTGATCCGGCCGGTGTCCTGAAGCCGACCACCTTCTACTACAAGGCGGTCGGCCGGGACGGTGCGGCGCCCGCTCAGGCGGCGAGCCCGTCGACGTCCTTGTAG
- a CDS encoding DUF6011 domain-containing protein, which yields MESPEVAPDAEPLPGTAATGRRPVRCRLCGRPLTGTASRRTGLGPSCDAKLHPAPPDIRTRRHEVEQEPLPGT from the coding sequence GTGGAGTCCCCAGAAGTCGCCCCCGACGCCGAGCCGCTGCCCGGAACCGCCGCCACCGGCCGCCGCCCCGTGCGCTGCCGCCTGTGCGGACGCCCGCTCACCGGCACGGCCTCACGCCGTACCGGCCTCGGCCCCTCCTGCGACGCCAAACTGCACCCGGCACCGCCCGACATCCGCACCCGCCGCCACGAGGTCGAGCAGGAACCGCTGCCGGGCACCTGA
- a CDS encoding cation:proton antiporter: MTADQVLVGIGLIVVLAVGSQLLASRLRVPALLVLLPVGFTAGALTDDVDPERLLGSSFSPLVSLAVAVILYDAGLGLDLKRLKGHTRRVVVRLLWLGTLLTVVSAALFAVPVLDMSMRAAVMLAAILVVSGPTVVGPLLNFVRPTERLQRVLIWEGSLIDPVGGILGALVFHGVLAGDRPGFGSQVAGFAASTAVGVAGGAAGAGVLWLLLRQVRLSEELATSVQLAAVIGVAAACDALRDDTGLISAVVMGMAMANLPGLDLPARRPFFDTLVSLIIGLLFISISATVTPASLRHVVLPSLALVALLVLVTRPLVAQLATLRTDVPRGERWFIGWMAPRGIVAAATASTFSAELVDHDIAGAQRVLPATFVVIVATVTLYGLTAFPVARRLGVLRPARSRPLLVGGAPWAVDLACALRSAGLDVLMWAGADGERARIEEAGLKLAPGELLASATGAGAELEGITGVLLLTDEDDFNALASMTLRESVEGAVHRLGPPSSRHGVVAPYTGGESLFGAGLTGRELARRYERGARVVTRTSDGPVPAGHQLLFVVRPDGRLVPVTDSLTPAPDTGDTVVLLSPPVGAPAV; this comes from the coding sequence ATGACGGCGGATCAGGTACTCGTGGGCATCGGGCTGATCGTGGTGCTCGCGGTCGGTTCACAGCTGCTGGCGAGCCGGCTGCGCGTCCCGGCGCTGCTCGTCCTGCTGCCGGTCGGCTTCACCGCGGGGGCACTCACCGATGACGTCGATCCCGAGCGGCTGCTGGGCAGTTCCTTCTCGCCGCTGGTGTCCCTGGCGGTGGCGGTGATCCTGTACGACGCCGGTCTGGGGCTGGACCTCAAGAGGCTCAAAGGCCACACGCGCCGCGTCGTGGTCCGGCTGCTCTGGCTGGGGACGCTGCTGACCGTGGTGTCCGCCGCGCTGTTCGCCGTACCGGTCCTGGACATGTCGATGCGGGCGGCGGTGATGCTCGCGGCGATCCTGGTCGTGTCCGGGCCGACCGTCGTGGGGCCGCTGCTCAACTTCGTCCGGCCCACCGAGCGGTTGCAGCGCGTCCTCATCTGGGAGGGGTCGCTGATCGACCCGGTCGGCGGCATCCTGGGGGCGCTCGTCTTCCACGGGGTCCTCGCGGGTGACCGGCCGGGGTTCGGCAGTCAGGTGGCCGGGTTCGCGGCCAGTACGGCGGTGGGCGTGGCGGGCGGCGCGGCCGGTGCCGGCGTGCTGTGGCTGCTGCTCCGTCAGGTGCGGCTGAGCGAGGAGCTGGCCACCTCCGTGCAGCTCGCCGCCGTGATCGGCGTGGCGGCCGCCTGTGACGCGCTGCGGGACGACACGGGTCTGATCTCCGCCGTGGTGATGGGGATGGCCATGGCCAATCTGCCGGGTCTGGATCTCCCTGCGCGGCGGCCCTTCTTCGACACCCTGGTCTCACTGATCATCGGACTGCTGTTCATCTCCATCTCGGCCACGGTCACACCGGCGTCGCTGCGGCACGTGGTACTGCCGTCGCTCGCGCTGGTCGCCCTGCTCGTGCTGGTGACCAGGCCGTTGGTGGCGCAGCTCGCCACCCTGCGTACCGATGTACCGCGCGGGGAACGGTGGTTCATCGGCTGGATGGCGCCGCGCGGCATCGTCGCGGCGGCGACGGCCTCCACCTTCTCGGCCGAGCTGGTCGACCACGACATCGCCGGTGCCCAGCGCGTCCTCCCGGCGACGTTCGTGGTGATCGTCGCCACGGTCACGCTGTACGGACTGACGGCGTTCCCGGTGGCCAGGCGGCTGGGCGTGCTGCGCCCGGCACGTTCCAGGCCGTTGCTGGTAGGCGGTGCGCCATGGGCGGTGGATCTTGCCTGCGCCCTGCGCTCGGCGGGACTGGACGTCCTGATGTGGGCGGGCGCCGACGGTGAGCGGGCGCGGATCGAGGAAGCCGGACTGAAGCTGGCGCCCGGCGAACTCCTCGCGTCGGCCACCGGTGCCGGTGCGGAGCTGGAGGGGATCACAGGAGTGCTGCTGCTCACCGACGAGGACGATTTCAACGCGCTCGCCTCCATGACGCTCCGGGAGAGCGTCGAGGGCGCCGTCCACCGTCTCGGGCCGCCTTCCTCCCGCCACGGAGTGGTGGCTCCGTACACCGGTGGTGAATCGCTCTTCGGCGCCGGACTCACCGGGCGCGAGCTGGCCCGCCGGTACGAGAGAGGGGCGCGCGTGGTGACGCGGACCTCCGACGGCCCGGTGCCGGCGGGTCACCAGTTGCTCTTCGTGGTGCGCCCGGACGGCCGGCTCGTGCCGGTCACCGACTCGCTCACCCCGGCCCCGGACACGGGTGACACCGTCGTCCTGCTGAGTCCGCCCGTCGGCGCCCCGGCGGTCTGA
- a CDS encoding chloride channel protein: MTAEPAGTPPAQPPDPVTLIRTRGYAVLLVMVAVLGVPVSAAAFGFLALVSELQSLTYDDLPDALGFTATPSWWPVPLLGVAGLLAGLAVRYLPGRGGHKPAEGLVSTGPPSAAQLPGIALAALASLGLGAVLGPEAPLIALGGGLAVWAVRLIKPDIDPGAVAVVGAAGSFAAVSALLGSPLLGAFLLMEASGLAGMMLGVALVPGLLAAGIGALIFTGLGSWTGLGTYSLALHHVPHADSPTVAEFGWAIALGLGAALVGAGIHRLALFLQSRVERRTVVATAVMGLVVGVLALVYAEGTGKSASQVLYSGQHDLDPLLADSARYSAATLVVLIVCKSLAYCASLSAFRGGPIFPAMFVGAAGGLALSHLPGLNPTSGFAMGIGAMCVAMLKLPMTAVLLATLLLGTEGLTVMPLVIVSVVVSYVVTLRITPPPAAFTKEPPAA; the protein is encoded by the coding sequence ATGACGGCCGAGCCAGCCGGAACGCCCCCCGCCCAGCCACCGGATCCCGTCACCCTGATCCGCACCCGCGGCTACGCGGTCCTGCTCGTGATGGTGGCAGTCCTCGGTGTTCCGGTCTCGGCGGCGGCCTTCGGCTTCCTCGCCCTGGTCTCCGAACTCCAGTCACTCACGTACGACGACCTGCCCGATGCCCTCGGCTTCACCGCCACGCCCTCGTGGTGGCCGGTGCCGCTGCTCGGCGTGGCGGGGCTGCTGGCGGGACTGGCCGTCCGGTATCTCCCCGGCCGCGGCGGGCACAAGCCGGCCGAGGGGCTGGTGAGCACCGGCCCGCCGTCGGCCGCGCAGCTGCCGGGCATCGCTCTCGCGGCGCTCGCCAGTCTCGGACTCGGCGCGGTGCTCGGCCCGGAGGCACCCCTCATCGCGCTCGGCGGGGGCCTGGCCGTGTGGGCGGTGCGGCTGATCAAGCCGGACATCGACCCGGGGGCGGTCGCCGTGGTGGGCGCCGCGGGCAGCTTCGCCGCCGTCAGCGCGCTGCTGGGTTCTCCGCTTCTCGGTGCGTTCCTGCTGATGGAGGCCTCGGGGCTGGCCGGGATGATGCTCGGGGTGGCACTGGTGCCCGGACTCCTGGCGGCCGGAATCGGGGCGCTCATCTTCACGGGCCTCGGCTCGTGGACGGGCCTGGGGACGTACTCGCTGGCGCTCCACCACGTGCCGCACGCCGACAGCCCCACCGTCGCCGAATTCGGCTGGGCCATCGCCCTCGGACTGGGTGCCGCACTCGTGGGCGCGGGAATCCACCGGCTGGCGCTGTTCCTTCAGTCGAGGGTGGAGCGGCGGACGGTGGTGGCCACCGCGGTGATGGGCCTCGTCGTCGGGGTGCTCGCGCTCGTGTACGCCGAGGGCACCGGGAAGTCCGCATCCCAGGTGCTGTATTCGGGCCAGCACGACCTGGACCCGCTGCTCGCCGACAGCGCGCGGTATTCGGCGGCCACCCTGGTCGTGCTCATCGTCTGCAAGTCGCTGGCCTACTGCGCCTCCCTGAGCGCGTTCCGGGGTGGTCCGATCTTCCCGGCGATGTTCGTCGGCGCGGCCGGCGGCCTCGCGCTCTCCCACCTCCCCGGGCTGAACCCGACATCCGGATTCGCCATGGGCATCGGGGCAATGTGCGTGGCCATGCTCAAACTCCCGATGACGGCGGTGCTGCTGGCGACGCTGCTCCTGGGGACGGAGGGGCTCACCGTGATGCCACTGGTGATCGTCTCGGTGGTGGTCTCCTACGTCGTCACGCTGCGGATCACTCCTCCGCCGGCTGCGTTCACGAAGGAGCCGCCCGCAGCGTGA
- a CDS encoding DUF2252 domain-containing protein yields the protein MPQDISPVRYGGEFPTPDERAARGKAARRAVPRSSHAVFEPSTGRPDPLDVLRAQSASRVPELVPIRYGRMTESPFRFYRGAAAIMAADLAGTPVSGIRAQLCGDAHLLNFRLLASPERQLLFDINDFDETLPGPWEWDVKRLAASLVIAGRANGFSDRERAAVVRASVRSYREWMIRFAGMRNLDVWYARTDADRLRAVATEQLRKRGRKEVARAMAKARTRDSLQAFDKLTEVVDGRRRIAADPPLLVPVADLLPDVERHAFEEQFRRLIDGYGQSLASDRRALLSGFRLVDVARKVVGVGSVGTRCWIILLLGRDSGDPLFLQAKEADTSVLAPYVGASRYRNQGSRVVAGQRLMQAASDIFLGWERVDGIDGRRRDFYIRQLRDWKGIVQPELMIPRGLGVFGEVCGATLARAHARSGDRIAIAAYLGRGEVFDRALQQFAESYADRNERDHQALVDAVRSGRLPSADPAGEGV from the coding sequence ATGCCGCAGGACATCAGCCCGGTACGGTACGGCGGCGAGTTCCCCACGCCCGACGAGCGGGCGGCGCGCGGCAAGGCGGCCCGGCGCGCGGTGCCGCGGTCGAGCCATGCGGTGTTCGAGCCGTCGACCGGCCGTCCGGACCCACTGGACGTCCTTCGGGCGCAGTCGGCGTCCAGGGTGCCGGAGCTCGTCCCGATCCGCTACGGGCGCATGACGGAGTCCCCGTTCCGCTTCTACCGCGGGGCGGCCGCGATCATGGCCGCCGATCTGGCCGGCACTCCTGTCTCCGGGATCAGGGCGCAGCTGTGCGGGGACGCTCACCTGCTGAACTTCCGGCTGCTGGCCTCACCGGAGCGGCAGTTGCTCTTCGACATCAACGACTTCGACGAGACGCTGCCCGGCCCCTGGGAGTGGGACGTCAAACGGCTGGCGGCCAGCCTCGTCATCGCGGGGCGGGCGAACGGTTTCAGTGACCGGGAGCGCGCCGCCGTCGTGCGGGCCTCGGTCAGGTCGTACCGGGAGTGGATGATCCGGTTCGCGGGCATGCGCAACCTCGACGTCTGGTACGCGCGGACGGACGCGGACCGGCTGCGCGCCGTGGCGACGGAGCAGCTGAGGAAGCGCGGCCGCAAGGAGGTGGCCCGTGCCATGGCCAAGGCCCGTACCCGGGACAGTCTGCAGGCGTTCGACAAGCTCACCGAAGTGGTCGACGGGCGGCGCCGGATCGCCGCGGACCCGCCCCTGCTCGTCCCGGTCGCCGATCTGCTGCCGGACGTGGAGCGCCATGCGTTCGAGGAGCAGTTCCGCCGGCTGATCGACGGATACGGCCAGAGTCTGGCTTCCGACCGGCGCGCCCTCCTTTCCGGGTTCCGGCTCGTCGACGTGGCCCGCAAGGTGGTCGGTGTGGGCAGCGTCGGCACGAGGTGCTGGATCATCCTCCTGCTCGGGCGGGACAGCGGGGACCCGCTCTTCCTGCAGGCCAAGGAGGCGGACACCTCGGTGCTCGCCCCGTACGTGGGGGCGAGCCGGTACCGGAACCAGGGCAGCCGGGTGGTCGCGGGACAGCGGCTGATGCAGGCGGCGAGCGACATCTTCCTGGGCTGGGAGCGGGTGGACGGGATCGACGGCCGGCGCCGGGACTTCTACATCCGCCAGCTGCGCGACTGGAAGGGCATCGTCCAGCCGGAGCTGATGATCCCGCGCGGGCTCGGCGTGTTCGGAGAAGTCTGCGGGGCCACGCTGGCCCGTGCCCACGCCCGGTCCGGAGACCGGATCGCGATCGCGGCGTACCTGGGCCGCGGCGAGGTGTTCGACCGGGCGCTCCAGCAGTTCGCGGAGTCGTACGCCGACCGGAACGAGCGGGACCATCAGGCTCTTGTCGACGCGGTGCGGTCCGGCCGGCTGCCCTCGGCCGACCCGGCGGGCGAAGGCGTCTGA
- a CDS encoding DUF7144 family membrane protein encodes MASTSNEPRAARDTAPSSRHPFMTGWTAFAGVLMIFGGAMAILQGIAAIAKDDVFVATRNYVFQFNLTGWGWIHLILGILIVLAGCALFTGAVWARVVGVVLAGFGALANFLWLPHYPLWSIVLIAIDVFIIWALCAGPEKREGV; translated from the coding sequence ATGGCCAGTACCAGCAACGAACCGCGAGCCGCCCGTGACACCGCCCCGAGCTCCCGTCATCCGTTCATGACGGGCTGGACCGCCTTCGCCGGGGTGCTGATGATCTTCGGCGGGGCCATGGCGATCCTGCAGGGGATCGCCGCCATCGCCAAGGACGACGTCTTCGTCGCCACGCGCAACTACGTGTTCCAGTTCAACCTGACCGGCTGGGGATGGATCCACCTCATTCTCGGCATCCTCATCGTGCTCGCCGGCTGCGCCCTGTTCACCGGGGCCGTGTGGGCGCGTGTCGTGGGTGTCGTACTCGCCGGATTCGGCGCGCTCGCCAACTTCCTGTGGCTGCCGCACTACCCGTTGTGGTCCATCGTCCTCATCGCCATCGACGTCTTCATCATCTGGGCACTCTGCGCGGGGCCCGAGAAGCGGGAAGGGGTCTGA
- a CDS encoding helix-turn-helix domain-containing protein, whose amino-acid sequence MERDEAGAVEAGLAARLGELRVERGWSLDELARRSGLSRSTLSRLERGELSPTAAQLGRLCTVHERTMSRLLLEVEAQPPQLVPASRQTVWRDERSGFVRRSVSPPHAGLRAEVIEGILDAGAVIAYENPPVPGLEQHIWVLEGTVEITVDATVHTVGPGDCLRFRLRGPSRFHCPGPERVRYALMIVAP is encoded by the coding sequence ATGGAGAGGGATGAGGCCGGGGCCGTCGAGGCCGGGCTCGCGGCGCGGCTCGGTGAACTGCGCGTCGAGCGCGGCTGGTCGCTGGACGAGCTGGCCCGGCGCAGCGGGTTGAGCCGCTCGACGCTGTCCCGGCTCGAACGAGGCGAGCTGAGTCCTACCGCCGCCCAGCTCGGCCGGCTGTGCACCGTCCACGAGCGGACCATGTCCCGGCTGCTGCTGGAGGTGGAGGCGCAGCCGCCGCAGCTGGTGCCCGCCTCCCGTCAGACGGTCTGGCGGGACGAGCGGTCCGGTTTCGTGCGCAGGTCCGTCTCGCCTCCGCATGCCGGTCTGCGCGCGGAGGTCATCGAGGGCATCCTCGACGCGGGTGCCGTGATCGCGTACGAGAATCCGCCTGTGCCCGGCCTCGAACAGCACATCTGGGTCCTGGAGGGGACGGTCGAGATCACCGTCGACGCCACCGTGCACACGGTCGGCCCGGGCGACTGCCTGCGGTTCCGGCTGCGCGGCCCTTCGCGCTTCCACTGTCCGGGCCCGGAACGGGTCCGCTACGCACTGATGATCGTCGCACCGTGA
- a CDS encoding acyl-CoA thioesterase, whose protein sequence is MGRATSTGSPSSPRTIRPSWSVMTPAVVGLRRIRTNVSRSHLVPLGSLPASMRRQSDSVGSPSRLSRWTSACGVVGECPFSPKMLSAARRMTSHRCAWSPSFHPRDLPVSGSFPRWVLTRPYGTLPPGQRPICRRVSRVSWARSLMTSSSFSANIAAMPANILPSRVVGSMFMRTVLIRLPLSLHQSSRPENHTTRRAQRSTRSATMPSKGFGGTETSHCARFLRFQGDTSPDTSVSTTTSTTTPWATSSTQRRPSSDCRSTDVLSSVSRLSRTYTIHRSPAALAASVGRRECRTCRRRGSAALVASMDALPSQTVREFYSCDHAMWFHRPFRADEWFLYDQESPVATGGRGLARGRIYDREGNLLVSVVQEGLFRRLGEQPS, encoded by the coding sequence ATGGGCCGAGCGACGAGTACAGGCAGCCCGTCATCTCCGCGCACGATTCGCCCCTCGTGGTCCGTGATGACGCCGGCAGTCGTGGGGTTGAGAAGAATACGAACCAACGTCTCACGGAGCCATTTGGTCCCCTTGGGCTCCTTGCCCGCGTCAATGAGGCGGCAGTCTGATTCGGTCGGCTCCCCTTCGCGGTTGAGTCGCTGGACCTCAGCGTGCGGGGTTGTGGGTGAATGCCCGTTCAGCCCGAAGATGTTGTCTGCGGCTCGCCGGATGACGTCACACCGATGCGCGTGGTCGCCAAGCTTCCATCCCAGGGATTTGCCGGTCTCCGGATCCTTTCCGAGATGGGTTTTGACACGGCCGTACGGAACCCTTCCGCCGGGCCAGCGGCCCATTTGCCGGAGAGTGTCTCGCGTCTCCTGGGCACGCTCTTTGATGACTTCCAGCTCGTTTTCCGCGAACATTGCGGCGATGCCCGCGAACATCCTTCCTTCTCGGGTGGTCGGGTCGATGTTCATGCGCACGGTGTTGATCCGTTTGCCGTTATCCCTGCACCAGTCCAGCAGGCCGGAGAACCACACCACGCGACGCGCCCAACGGTCGACCCGCAGTGCCACCATGCCGTCAAAGGGTTTCGGTGGGACTGAGACGAGCCACTGCGCCAGGTTCTTGCGGTTCCAGGGCGACACCTCCCCCGATACGTCCGTGTCAACGACTACCTCCACAACGACGCCGTGGGCGACGTCTTCAACCCAGCGACGACCCTCCTCCGATTGCCGCTCAACGGACGTACTCTCGTCGGTGTCGCGACTCAGTCGCACGTACACGATCCATCGGTCTCCTGCCGCACTTGCGGCCAGCGTCGGCCGGCGAGAGTGCCGTACCTGCCGACGCCGTGGTTCCGCTGCACTAGTAGCTTCCATGGACGCCCTCCCTAGTCAAACGGTGCGTGAATTCTACTCTTGCGACCACGCGATGTGGTTCCACCGGCCGTTCCGGGCCGACGAGTGGTTCCTGTACGACCAGGAGTCCCCGGTGGCGACCGGCGGGCGGGGTCTTGCGCGCGGCAGGATCTACGACCGCGAGGGCAATCTGCTGGTGTCGGTGGTGCAGGAGGGACTGTTCCGGCGGCTGGGCGAGCAGCCGTCCTGA